A genomic stretch from Halalkalibacillus sediminis includes:
- a CDS encoding M42 family metallopeptidase — protein MAKLDETLTMLKDLTDAKGIPGNEKEPREVMKKYIAPHADEVTTDGLGSLIAKKVGDADGPRVMVAGHLDEVGFMVTRIDDNGFVYFQTVGGWWNQVMLAQRVTLMTRKGDVTGVIGSKPPHILSPEARKKPVEIKDMFIDIGASSKEEAAEFGVRPGDSVVPYFDFTVMNNEKLLLAKAWDNRIGCAIAIDVLKQLQGQSHPNTVYGVGTVQEEIGLRGARTSAHAVQPDIGFGVDVGIAGDMPGVADKDAASKMGEGPQIVLYDASMVSHKGVRDFVLDVADELSIPYQYESMPGGGTDSGNIHLTANGVPSLSITVPTRYIHSHAAMLHRDDFENTVKLVVEVIKRLDRETVEKLTFS, from the coding sequence ATGGCAAAATTAGATGAAACATTAACGATGCTAAAGGATCTTACAGACGCAAAAGGGATCCCTGGAAATGAAAAAGAACCTCGTGAGGTAATGAAAAAGTACATAGCTCCTCATGCAGATGAGGTGACAACCGATGGTTTGGGAAGTTTAATCGCGAAAAAAGTTGGCGATGCGGATGGACCAAGAGTAATGGTTGCTGGTCACTTGGATGAAGTTGGCTTTATGGTAACTCGAATTGATGATAATGGATTTGTGTATTTTCAGACAGTCGGTGGCTGGTGGAACCAAGTCATGCTTGCTCAGCGTGTGACTCTAATGACACGCAAAGGGGATGTGACTGGGGTAATCGGATCGAAGCCTCCACATATTTTGTCTCCGGAAGCACGTAAGAAACCAGTTGAAATCAAAGATATGTTCATTGATATCGGAGCTTCTAGCAAAGAAGAAGCGGCAGAATTCGGAGTCCGTCCAGGAGATTCTGTTGTTCCTTACTTTGATTTCACGGTGATGAATAATGAAAAATTATTACTAGCAAAAGCATGGGATAACCGTATTGGCTGTGCAATCGCAATCGATGTATTGAAGCAGCTTCAAGGTCAGAGTCACCCTAACACGGTATATGGTGTCGGTACAGTTCAAGAAGAAATCGGATTGCGTGGAGCTCGTACTTCAGCTCATGCGGTGCAACCAGATATCGGTTTCGGTGTTGACGTAGGTATTGCTGGTGATATGCCAGGAGTTGCTGATAAAGATGCAGCAAGTAAGATGGGTGAAGGACCTCAGATCGTCCTTTATGATGCGTCGATGGTTTCTCATAAAGGTGTCCGTGATTTTGTATTAGACGTAGCAGATGAATTAAGCATCCCATATCAATATGAATCGATGCCAGGAGGCGGAACTGATTCAGGTAACATCCACCTGACAGCGAATGGTGTACCTTCGTTATCAATCACTGTTCCAACTCGTTACATCCACTCCCACGCTGCTATGCTACACCGTGATGACTTCGAAAACACTGTTAAATTAGTGGTTGAAGTAATCAAGCGTTTAGACCGTGAAACAGTTGAAAAGTTAACATTTAGCTAA
- the sspI gene encoding small acid-soluble spore protein SspI has product MDLNLRQAIRSNVAGNNEEQLEATIIDAIQSGEEKMLPGLGVLFEMIWEQASEEDKDQMLNMLHEEVQKL; this is encoded by the coding sequence ATGGATTTAAATTTACGTCAAGCAATTAGAAGTAATGTTGCAGGAAATAACGAAGAACAACTTGAGGCAACAATCATTGATGCGATCCAAAGTGGTGAAGAAAAGATGCTTCCAGGCTTAGGTGTGCTTTTTGAAATGATATGGGAGCAAGCTTCTGAAGAAGATAAAGATCAGATGCTAAACATGTTGCACGAAGAAGTTCAAAAGTTATAG
- a CDS encoding dUTP diphosphatase, producing the protein MKWDELYEMQTELDEKILSNIPQNREDVISEKTLALVVEISELANETRCFKYWSKKGPNKREVILEEYVDGFHFILSLGLDFNFRFDPGQYSKKSFTDLTEAFHNVYETIYSFKNNPTSKGYQDMMATYLSLGYILDFSEQNIMKAYAEKNQVNHERQHSGY; encoded by the coding sequence ATGAAATGGGACGAGCTTTATGAGATGCAAACTGAGTTAGACGAAAAAATTCTTTCTAACATTCCGCAGAATCGTGAGGATGTTATTTCAGAAAAAACGTTGGCGCTCGTCGTTGAAATCAGCGAACTTGCCAACGAAACTAGATGTTTTAAGTATTGGAGTAAGAAAGGACCGAATAAACGCGAAGTCATTCTAGAAGAGTATGTAGATGGTTTTCACTTCATTCTTTCTTTAGGGTTGGACTTTAATTTTCGATTCGATCCTGGCCAGTACTCAAAGAAGTCGTTTACTGATTTGACAGAAGCTTTTCATAACGTATATGAAACGATTTATTCTTTTAAAAATAATCCCACAAGTAAGGGTTATCAGGATATGATGGCGACTTATCTCTCACTTGGTTATATTCTTGACTTTTCTGAACAAAATATTATGAAAGCTTATGCGGAGAAAAACCAAGTAAATCATGAAAGGCAGCATTCAGGATATTAA